One Thermococcus sp. M36 genomic window, CTGCGGGTATCTGGAGGACTATCGGACCGCTTATGCTCTTACCGAGCTCGTTGATGAACTTGACCGCCGTTCCGTCCTCTCCGTCCTGGCGGAAGACAATGAACTTCTGCGGAACCGGAAGCGAGACAGGCTTGTCCTTCTCGAAGAGGTTGCTGACAAACGGGAACTCAACGGTGCCGTTTTCATAGACGTAGATGACCTGCGAGCCGTACCAGCTCGGAGTGGTGTAGCCCCTGCTCTGGTCTGCCTGGCTCGGCGGGTTGCTGGTCTTGTCCGGGGCGCCGGTGGTGGTGACGGTGTAGAACCAGTGTTCGTTGCCCTCCTTGTCGATGTAGAGAACCGGCTTGTCCTTGTGGATGTGTCCGGCAAGGACGAGCCTGACGTTGTACTTCTCGACGAGCTGGAGGAAGGTTCTGGCTATCTCGTCGTATTCTCCGTTCTTGCCCTCCCAGTCCCAGCTGATGTACCCGGTGAGGGTCTGCCAGTCACCGTCATCGAAGGCGGTGTAGCCCTTTATGGTTCCGCCCCACTTGCCGTCGGGGGTGCTGTACCAGAACGGGTGGTGGACGAGGACTATCGGTACCTTGTCAGGGTGGCTCTTGAGGACCTCCTCCATCCACTGGAGCTGCTCAAGCTCGGGGTGCCTCTCCTCACCCCTGCTGTCGAGGCCTATGATGATGAAGTCCCCGATGACCTCGTAGAAGTACCTGGGGCCAACGTACTTGCTGTAGTAGGTCGGCGGGTGGTCGTGGTTGCCCTTTATGCTTATGAGCGGAGTTCCTGCCGCGGTTCCGTGGAGTATTGCCTCGTCGAACATCTTGTAGCCCTCGCTGTCGCCGTTGGTATCAACATCATCGCCCGTGCTGATTATGAGGTTGATGACGTTCTCACTCTGCAGGCCTGTCATGGCGTAGTACGTCATGAAGCTGTCAGCGGCGGTGTAGCTGTGCATCGCGTAGGGGTGGTCGCAGTACTGGAGTATCTCGGGAATGCTCTTCTGGAAGTAGTCCCCGCAGACGAATCCCATCTTGGAGCCGCTCGTGACGTGGAGGTCGCTGCCGTGGGCTATCCTGAGAACCGTCGGGGCGTCCTTCATGACCCATACACCGTTGGGGATCGTAATCTCTCCCTTGTCGCTCTTGACCGTGAGGAAGTAGACGTCCGGCGCGGCGTCCTCCGGGATTTTAGCCTTAACGACCCCGTTCTCCGTGCCCACGATCTCCAAATTATACGGCCCATGAAGTATTGAGACTATCTGGAGCTCCTGGATTGTAACACCCTCCGCCGGGTATATCTCTATGACATCACCCGGCATTCCTATCGCCGGTGCTCCCGGCAGGGGCTGAATCAGGATGTCCCCAGGGGTAGCTGGAGTGGCTGCCCAGACTGTGCTCGCCGGAACCGCTGCCAGAGCAAAAAGGGCTATCAACAGGGATATTATTCTCCTGCCCAGCATAGCATCACCAAAATCATCGTGGGAAAAATGGGTTATAAGCTTTCCTTTACTGGGGCCTCGGTGGAATTCTGGCCAAAACTGGCCTCCGCCGTTTCAATCATCCTCCTGGCAAACTCGGAGCGTCCCCCAAAGCGTTTATACATGCGGTAGTTCAACATCACGTCGCCGTAGAGCCTCTTTGCAACGTCGAGTTTTCTGTTTCTAACTGCCACAAGGAGTCTTGTGAGGTGAACCGCCATCTCAAGCAGGTGCATGTCCGCCCTGCTCATCGGCCTTGGCGGCAGAACCCCATCAATCTCCCCCACAGGAGAGAGGGCACACTTCAGAACAGTGGTTGAACCGAGTTCGTCCTCGTGGGGCTCCTCCAGAAACTCAACCCGCCCGTAAACACCTGGGAGGCCCATTACCCAGCGATAACCATCCCTTTCTTCGAACTCAAGCTCCACCGGAAAGTTGAGGGCGAGTTTAACCATGAGTTCCACGTCGTTGGTTATCTGTGTCGAAGCCTTCGGGTGGTCTTTTATTTCCCCTGCGCTCTTCCCCCCGAAGAGCTTGAAAAACAGTTTATTCCCCCTCCTGATGACACCCACTGGGGTTACGTTCGACATCGTGACGAGCAGAACCTCGTAGACCTGGCCCTCGTTGAAGAAATCAATGAGCCCCATGGAACCACCAAAGGGAAGTAGAAAAAGGGGAATTTAAAGCTGCTGCTTCGGCAGGACGATGATGTCGTCCCTGTTCACATAGAACGTTACCGGCTGTGTGGGTCTAAGCCCCACGACATCCCTGTCACTGATGGTTCTGGCTATGATCCTCGTCTCGCCGAAGAGGCCGACGACCTCAATGAAGAAGCCGTAGTACTCAACGAGGTCAACGGTTCCGGTGAAGGAAACGGCGTTCTCCATGGGCTTGAGCTTTATCCTCTCCGGCCTGATTACTATGACGACGTCGTCGCTCTTCTCCGTATAGTGCAGGCCCTCAAGCCTAATGCCCTCGAACTCGACTGTAACTTTATCCCCATCCCTCTCCACGACCTTGGCGGGAATGACGTTGGTCTTGCCCATGAAGCTGGCAACGAACTCCGTCCTCGGAGTCTCGTATATCTCCTTCGGTGTTCCCACCTGCTCGACGGTTCCGACGTTCATGACGGCAATCCTGTCGCTTATGGCCATGGCCTCCTCCTGGTCGTGGGTGACGTAGATGACGGTAATGCCGAGCTCACGCTGGATTCTCCTTATCTCCGAACGCATCTCAAGCCTGAGCTTGGCGTCGAGGTTGCTCAGCGGCTCGTCCAGGAGGAGAACCTTGGGCTCGACGACGAGTGCCCTCGCTATTGCGACACGCTGCTGCTGACCTCCGGAAAGCTGGGTCGGGTAGCGGTCCGCGAAGCCCTCGAGCTTGACGAGTTCGAGGGCCCACTCGACCTTCTTCTTTATCTCGTCCTTCGGGAGCTTCTTGAGCTTGAGTCCGTAGGCGACGTTGTCGAAGACCGTCATGTGGGGCCACAGGGCGTAGTTCTGGAAGACGAGCACCGCACCGCGCTTGCTGGACGGGAGGTAGGTGACCTCCTCGTCGCCGAAGTGTATGGTGCCGCTGTCCGGGAAGTCGAGACCGGCTATTATTCTCAGCGTCGTTGACTTTCCACACCCGCTCGGTCCGAGCAGGGTGAAGAGCTCCCCCGCCTTGATGTGAAGGTCTATTCCCTTGAGGGCGACGGTTTCTCCAAAGGTCTTGACTATGTTTTCGAGCTTAACGTCAACCATCCCAACCACCTCATGTGAGGCCTATGAAGGAGTACCTCTGCTTGGTTATCACGTTAGCAAGGACTATGGCGATTATCTGAACCGTCATGAGGAACACGCCCAGAGCTGCCGCCAGGTTGGCGCTTCCGACGGCGCTGGTCATCAGCTCCACCATCCTTGCCGTTATCGGGTAGTAGTCCGGGTTGATGGAACCGAGGGTGATGCCGACGCTGGTCTCGCTCATACAGTAAACGAAGCTCAGCATTGCACCTCCGAGGAGGTTCAGTAGTATCAACGGTATCAGTATCCCCGTGAGGGCCTTCCATCTGCTGGCCCCGAGGTTCAGTGCGACCTCCTCAAGCGAGACGTGAACCTGCTGGATTCCAGCGGAGATGGAGCGCGCCGCGAAGGGCAGACGCCTTATCGAGTAGGCCAGCACTAGCACCATCGCCGGGTTGAAGCCGAGCAGGTTGGTCGGGTCGAGGGGCGTGTCAGGGAACACCTTGGCGAAGAAGAAGAAGTAGCTCATGGCGATGACTATTCCCGGAACCGCTATGGGTATCGTGGCGAGGCTGTCGAGCACCGGGCCAAGCTTGCTCTTCTTGAACCTGCTGGACGCGTAGGACGCCGTGAGGGACAGGAGGATGATGACCACTATGGCCACGGTGGAGTACATGATGCTGTTGAGGATTACCCTCTCAATGTCCGGCTGAGTTATGATGCTCTTTATGTGGGCGGTTGTGAAGCCATCGGGCCACGTGCCGGCCCAGCTCTTGCTAAACGCAAGAAGAACAACACCGATCTGGGGGAAGATTGATATAAGGAGCATCGGCAGAACAACGAAGTATATGAGGACAGCCTGCCAGCCCTTGGGCTTGGCCACACGGGGCTTCCACCTTCCACCCTTGCTGATCATTGCGTACTGCCTCATGCTGACGTACTTCCTGATGCCAAGGAACATTAGTATCGCTATGGTGAGCATTATGAGGGCCAGCGCGGCGAGCTGGGGGCTTCCGACGTTGAAGCCGCTGGTGAACGCGCTGTAGATCTGGAAGGACATGAGCTTCCTCGCAAGCGGGTTGCCCTGGAAGACTATCGGCGCAGCGAGATCCTCAAGGCTGAATATGCCGACGAGGGTCGCTCCCGCCGCGATTCCAGGAAGCGCGAGGGGGAACGTCACCGTTCTGAAGAGGTGGAATCCCCTGCTCCCCAGGTTCTCGGCCTGCTCCTCAAGGGTGGGGTCAATGTTGATGAAGCTGGCGTAGGCGTTGAGGTAGACGATTGGGTAGTATGTCATGGTCTGGGCGACGATTACACCAACGAGGCCGTCGATAACGATTCTGTGCGGGAACACGTGAAGGATGTCGTAGAAGAGCCAGTTGATAAGTCCGTCCGGGAGGAACATCTTCTTGACGATGAAGACGTTCACGAAGGGTGTGACGAGGAGCGGGACGAAGAGGAGGATTCTGACGATGTTCTTGCCCGGAAAGTCGTAGCGGGCCATGACGAAGGCGAAGATTGTCCCCAGAATCGTCGTCAGTATCATGACGCTGACGGAGACTATTATCGAATTCAGGATGACGCCGAAGTCCACGCCCTGGACGTAGTATATCTGCTCGCCGTTGGGCATCGTTATCAGCTGCGAGAACGTCCCTTCGGGACGGAAGCTGATGTAGTAATCTGAGGTCAGTATGCTCGTGAACCAGTGGAGTGAGAAGTGGCCGTTGTACTCAAAGGCGACCGCCAGCATTGCCAGCACGGGGATTATTAGGAACGCCACGAGGTACAGAAGGGGCAGCAGGAACGATGCAGTCACAACAGGGTCGAAAATAGGCGTTCCAAAGAGCCTCTCGCTCCACTTGCTAACTTTCATGGGTTATCGACCTCCCGTTCTCTTTGTGCAACACTCCTTTGCTTCTCACATGGTCTCGAGGGGCCTATTTAAACGTTTCCAAAGCATTCTTGCGCTGAACGCATAGAAATTCGGAAAGATGAAAGGGGATAATTTTCAGAAAAATGTCAAAAATCATCCGGTGAGCTTCTGGAGGTCCTGGAGCACCTTGTTGTACTTGTCCATGGCGGCCTGGCGCCAGGCCTGGACGAGCTGGTCCTGGAAGTTCCTGTCCTTTACAATCCTGTCGTTGATGCTCTTGGCGTACTCCTCGGTGAAGGTGACGGTCTTGCCGGTCTCCGGATCCTTGAACTGTATCGGCGCGGTAAGTTCGTCCTTGAGCTGCTCGAACTGCTCCTTGGTTATCTTCCCGTCCCTGTATGCCTGGACTATGGCGACCCACGCGTTGTGGAGCTGCTGGTTCGGGTCAACGAGGGTAGCTTTGAAGTAGTACTGGAGGGCGCTTATCGTCTCAAGGGCCCTCTTGTCATCGAACGGGATTCCCTGGGCGCTGGTGGCATCCTCGTACGCCTTCTTGAGGGCGGGCCTGGCCTCGCCGTACGTCTGGCCCTCATGCTGGCCCTTGAATATAACGTCGGCATAGGTCTTGGTTATCTTCATGTCAAATATCTGCGGGTTGATGGGCAGCCTGTTGACGTCCGGACTCATCCAGACGGCCTGGCCCTCGGTGAGAACCCAGTAGATGAAGGCCTGGGCAGCCTCCGGGTGCTGTGCCTTGGCAAGGAGTGCTATCGGGTCGCCGTTGATGATGCTCTCTCCCTTTGGAACGACATAAACACAGTCAGGGTTCTGCTGCATGGCGGTGTATCCATAGAAGTCTATTGTGTTTCCGGCGGCAATCTCGCCGTTGATGACGGCGTCCCTAACGGCATCGCTTGCCATGTACACCTTGGAGTTGGCCGCTATGAGGGTCATGATGCGCCATCCCTGATCCCATCCAAAGGCCTGGAGGATGATCTGGTATATCCTCGTGTTCGAGGTGCTCCTGGTCGGGTCGGCTATACCGTACTGGGGCGGGTTGAGTGCCCAGTTCTCGCTGGCAACGTCTTCCCACTTCTCAGGCATCTGGAGGTTCCACTTGGCGAGCTGCTTCTTGTTGACGGTGAAACCGAAGGATGAGAGGGCCGCGGCTATCCAGTACACCTTGTCCCCGTCCTTCCTAACCATGGGCATTCCAGCAAGCTCGGTCGGTATCGGGTTGCCGAGAAGGTCGAGTATCTTCTTATCGGTTATCGGGGCAAGGTATCCCGCTTTGTAGAGGTCGTCGAAAAGTGTCGGACCTCCACCCCATCCAACATCGGCACCCTTCTGGATGTAGCTCGGCCAGAGGCTCTCCGGGACCTTGATGAACTTGAGGTCCTCTATGTTGTACTCCTTGGCTATGTCGCTCTGAAGGAAGGCCTGCTTTACCATGTACTGGATGGTGGCATCGTGCCTCGTGACGACAACGAGGGTTATCCCTTCGCCGGATGTCCCTGTGGAGGTCTCCCCACCACCTATACATCCGCTGGCCACTATGCTGAGTGCAAGAAGAAAGATTATACCCACCGACGCCAGCTTTTTCATTTTTACCACCCTGCTATGTCAATCAGCTGAAGTTGGCAAAACCCAATAAAAAATTAATGGTTCAAAGGACAAAAGAAAGGAAGGGGTCACTTCCTCCTCCTGAGGAGGAGCGGGACGAGTGCCAGGCCAACAAGGGCGGCCGGACCACAGGTAGTTCCTTCAGTCTCGCCGCCGGTTTCGCTGGTCTCGGTGGTTTCGCCTGTTTCGCTGGTGGTCTCACCGGTCTCGGTTGCGGTCTCCTTGCCGAGCTCGCCCTGGACGTAGACGGCCCACTTGATGAAGTTGGTGACGAACTGCGGGCCATCGAGCTGGACACCGTGGTACTCGGGGCTCCACATGGGCTCGTAGCCGCCGTAGGGAGTCTCACCGCTGACGATGAGGACGTTCTTGAGGTCCGGGAAGAGCTGGACGGCCATAAGCGGGAACTGCCCGGTGTCACCAGCGGTGTAAGCGTTGGCGGCCGGGTCAGTGTTCTCAACGATCTGACCGTCCTGGCTGCTGGTGACGATCACATAGATGTTCTCAATGCCTCCCTCAACCGGGAGGGGCTTCCAGTCGCCGTTCTCATCGTAGTAAGCGACAACACCCGGGCCGTGGAAGAGAACCTTTCCGCCGTTGGCAAGATCCTTGGTTATCATGTCCTTCTCCGGGGTGTCTGAGTCCGGGTTGACGAGGCCTATGACACGGTATCCAGCACCTGCGTTGCTGGTGGCGTCCTCAACTGAAGCCTGGTCAACGCGGAGGTTCGCACCGATGGCATCGAGAATAGTGTCTGCGAAGTCAATCCTGTTCGGGCCGTCGCCGTAGTCCGAATCGGCGGCGATCCAGAGGATCCTGTTGCCGTCGTTCCACCACTGGACGATAGCCTGTATTTCATCCGGGCTGAACGCCTGGCTCGGCTGCCCGAGGATGAGGAAGTCAACATCCTTAATCGCGTCGTAGGTTATCTTGTCGCCGACGTTCTGGATTCCAAGGGTGTCGGCAGCTGCCGGGTCGCCGATGTAGACCCAGTTGAAGTCGCTGAGGGTCTTTATCATTCCCTCCGCGAGGACGTTGCCGTCCTTGTCGGTCAGAACTGCCAGGCCCTTGTCGCTCTCGCCGTGGGCGAGGTCAACGCCGATTGTCGTTGCACTTGCCATGGCAAAACCAAAAACACCAAAGAACACAAACACTGCCATTATTATTGCAGCCTTCCTCATGGTATCACCGGGTTATTTACGCTCCATGAAGTTATAAATCTTATGAATCCGAACTTTAACAGGCCGGAAAAACTTCCGCAAAGTCCTTAAAGGCTTGCATCGTTTTCGCTTCAGGTGGTGTGTATGGACATTGAGAGGAAAATAGAACTTATCAAGAGGAAGCCCACGGAAGAGCTCCTGACGGAGGAGAACCTCAGGCACCTCCTTGAAGTGGGAGTCCCAATGCAGCACTACATCGGATTTGAGATAAGCGGTTACATTCACCTCGGAACCGGGCTTATGGCTGGAGCAAAGATAGCCGACCTCCAGAAGGCGGGGGTTAAGACGAGGATATTCTTAGCTGACTGGCACAGCTGGATCAACGACAAGCTGGGTGGGGATTTGGAGGTCATCCAGAAGGTGGCACTCACCTACTTCAAGGAGGGAATGAAGCAGAGCATAAAAGTCATGGGCGGCGACCCGGAGAAGGTCGAGTTCGTTTTGGCGAGCGAGATACTTGAGAAGGGCGACTACTGGCAGACGGTGATAGACATCTCCAAGAACGTCACCCTCGCGAGAATGATGCGCTCGATAACGATAATGGGCCGTCAGATGGGTGAGGCCATAGACTTCGCCAAGCTCATCTACCCGGCGATGCAGGTGGCGGACATCTTCTACCAGGGGGTCACGATAGCCCACGCCGGAATGGACCAGAGGAAGGCCCACGTCATAGCCATCGAGGTGGCACAGAAGCTCAAGTACCACGCCCTCGAATGGAAGGGCGAAAAGCTCAAGCCGGTCGCTCTGCACCACCACCTCCTCCTGGGCCTACAGGAGCCGCCGGTCTGGCCAATAGAGAGCGAGGAGAAGTTCAAGGAGCTGAAGACCCAGATGAAGATGAGCAAGAGCAAGCCTTACTCGGCGGTCTTCATCCACGACACGCCGGAGGAGATAAAGCAAAAACTCAGGAAGGCCTTCTGCCCGGCCAGGGAGGTCAAGTACAACCCCGTCCTCGACTGGGCGGAGTACATAATCTTCCGCGAGGAGCCGGTCGAGTTTACAATCCACCGCCCGGCGAAGTTCGGCGGCGACGTTACCTACACGACCATTGAGGAGCTCAAGAGGGACTTTGCCGAGGGCAAGCTCCACCCGCTCGACCTCAAGAACGCGGTGGCAGAATACCTTATTGACCTCCTCAAGCCCGTCAGGGACTACTTCGAGAGGCACCCCGAGCCGCTTGAGCTCATGAACCAGGTGAAGATAACCCGCTGATTTCGTTTTTCTTACCATTTATCCCTTAATCTGGTGGGGGCCATGCCGGGAATAGACGAGAAGGACAGGGAGATACTCAGAATCCTCCGGGGTGAGGGAAGGGTAACCCTCACAGAGCTGGGCAGGCGCGTGAACCTGTCCCCCGCCAGTGTCAAGAACCGGCTGGAGAAACTTGAGAAGATAGGTGCCATTAGAGGCTACTCGACGGTTGTGGATCCGGCGTTTCTGGAGGAATACGTTTCAGTCTTCTTCGAGCTTAAGCTGGCTATAGACGACCACACCGTCGACCCAATACTGAGAAAGGTCGCGGGGATGGAGAACGTTGAGTCTGTTTACAGGAGAAGCGGGGAGAAACAGATACTGATCAAGGCCCACTTCCATGATACTGACGGGGTCAAAGCTTTCGCGGGAAGGCTCAAGCGCATCTTTGGCAAGAACCTGGAGAGGGTTGAGGTTACTCTCATCATTGAGACCTTCAAGGAGAACTGGATAATCAGCGGAAGGGGAGGAGGCACTGGATCGCGGGGAAGGCACTGAAAGGGGAGATAGCGATGCTCTTTGTCGTGAGGCCCGGAAGAAAGAAAAACGAGCTTGAGGCTTTCTTTATTGAGAACGAGCCCGAAAAGCTCTCACAGATGAGGAACCTCAAAGCCGATGCTATATACCGCTTCATAATGCGCGAGGGGAGGCTCTTCAAGGTACTGGAGGGAAGCCAGTACAGGAACCCAAAGGAAACTGAGAAGCTCCTCCGGGGGGCGAGGATAGTCCTGGTGAACGCCGACGAGTGGGAGGACTACTTCAAGCGCAGGCTCCAGAACAAGCGCGTGGAGAGGGCGGAACTCTGCCGCCTCTGCCTTCTGGAGGGTAAAATCACCGTCCTCACCGAGGGGAACCGCATTAAATACCAGGGCGAGTACATCTGCGAGAGGTGTGCGGAAGACGAGCTGAAGAGGGAGCTCCGCTTCAGGTTCAGGAGCACGGCCATGTTCGACCAGGCCAAGAAGCTCCTCGAACGCTTCCGCGATCTCGACAAGGTTCTCTACGCCTTCGACCCGCGCTTTGACCCCACCAGGCACCCGGAGATAACCAAGTGGGACGAGCTGAAGGCGAAGCACGTCAGGGTGGAGAAGGTAAAGGTTGATGAGCTCGACCTCCCGGAGAAGTTCAAATCCGTTCTCAAAGCGGAGGGAGTCAATGAACTTCTCCCCGTCCAGAGCTTGGCGGTAAAACATGGCCTCCTTGAGGGTGAGAGCCTTCTCGTAGTCTCTGCCACTGCGAGCGGTAAGACCCTCATCGGCGAGCTGGCGGGAGTTCCCAAGGCCATGAAAGGCCAGAAGATGCTCTTCCTTGTCCCCCTCGTTGCCCTGGCAAACCAGAAGTACGAAGACTTTAAGCGGAGATATTCCAAGCTCGGCCTCCGCGTGGCCATTAGGGTCGGGATGAGCAGGATTAAGACGAGGGACGAGCTGGTTGTGGTTGATACTGGAATAGACGCGGACATAATCGTTGGAACCTACGAGGGAATAGACTACCTCCTCCGCGCCGGCAGGAAGATCGGCAACGTCGGAACCATCGTGATAGATGAAATCCACATGCTAGACGACGAGGAG contains:
- a CDS encoding metallophosphoesterase, whose translation is MLGRRIISLLIALFALAAVPASTVWAATPATPGDILIQPLPGAPAIGMPGDVIEIYPAEGVTIQELQIVSILHGPYNLEIVGTENGVVKAKIPEDAAPDVYFLTVKSDKGEITIPNGVWVMKDAPTVLRIAHGSDLHVTSGSKMGFVCGDYFQKSIPEILQYCDHPYAMHSYTAADSFMTYYAMTGLQSENVINLIISTGDDVDTNGDSEGYKMFDEAILHGTAAGTPLISIKGNHDHPPTYYSKYVGPRYFYEVIGDFIIIGLDSRGEERHPELEQLQWMEEVLKSHPDKVPIVLVHHPFWYSTPDGKWGGTIKGYTAFDDGDWQTLTGYISWDWEGKNGEYDEIARTFLQLVEKYNVRLVLAGHIHKDKPVLYIDKEGNEHWFYTVTTTGAPDKTSNPPSQADQSRGYTTPSWYGSQVIYVYENGTVEFPFVSNLFEKDKPVSLPVPQKFIVFRQDGEDGTAVKFINELGKSISGPIVLQIPAGAKVDPQATNITYTVLGEREIAGTYYMLLNVTVPEGISQITVVKSADTKAPDIKVGYLSPSKPKPGKAFKVYISASDNVGIKDMKVQIISDGKVIAEYPAFSMKPAEVSATYFTEVPGVDAASFTIKVIATDFYGNTAETTYTVGGTTSTKTTTPTATSATESTTESATQGTTGTTCGPAALVGLALVPLLLRRRK
- a CDS encoding DUF447 domain-containing protein; the protein is MGLIDFFNEGQVYEVLLVTMSNVTPVGVIRRGNKLFFKLFGGKSAGEIKDHPKASTQITNDVELMVKLALNFPVELEFEERDGYRWVMGLPGVYGRVEFLEEPHEDELGSTTVLKCALSPVGEIDGVLPPRPMSRADMHLLEMAVHLTRLLVAVRNRKLDVAKRLYGDVMLNYRMYKRFGGRSEFARRMIETAEASFGQNSTEAPVKESL
- a CDS encoding ABC transporter ATP-binding protein, coding for MVDVKLENIVKTFGETVALKGIDLHIKAGELFTLLGPSGCGKSTTLRIIAGLDFPDSGTIHFGDEEVTYLPSSKRGAVLVFQNYALWPHMTVFDNVAYGLKLKKLPKDEIKKKVEWALELVKLEGFADRYPTQLSGGQQQRVAIARALVVEPKVLLLDEPLSNLDAKLRLEMRSEIRRIQRELGITVIYVTHDQEEAMAISDRIAVMNVGTVEQVGTPKEIYETPRTEFVASFMGKTNVIPAKVVERDGDKVTVEFEGIRLEGLHYTEKSDDVVIVIRPERIKLKPMENAVSFTGTVDLVEYYGFFIEVVGLFGETRIIARTISDRDVVGLRPTQPVTFYVNRDDIIVLPKQQL
- a CDS encoding iron ABC transporter permease translates to MKVSKWSERLFGTPIFDPVVTASFLLPLLYLVAFLIIPVLAMLAVAFEYNGHFSLHWFTSILTSDYYISFRPEGTFSQLITMPNGEQIYYVQGVDFGVILNSIIVSVSVMILTTILGTIFAFVMARYDFPGKNIVRILLFVPLLVTPFVNVFIVKKMFLPDGLINWLFYDILHVFPHRIVIDGLVGVIVAQTMTYYPIVYLNAYASFINIDPTLEEQAENLGSRGFHLFRTVTFPLALPGIAAGATLVGIFSLEDLAAPIVFQGNPLARKLMSFQIYSAFTSGFNVGSPQLAALALIMLTIAILMFLGIRKYVSMRQYAMISKGGRWKPRVAKPKGWQAVLIYFVVLPMLLISIFPQIGVVLLAFSKSWAGTWPDGFTTAHIKSIITQPDIERVILNSIMYSTVAIVVIILLSLTASYASSRFKKSKLGPVLDSLATIPIAVPGIVIAMSYFFFFAKVFPDTPLDPTNLLGFNPAMVLVLAYSIRRLPFAARSISAGIQQVHVSLEEVALNLGASRWKALTGILIPLILLNLLGGAMLSFVYCMSETSVGITLGSINPDYYPITARMVELMTSAVGSANLAAALGVFLMTVQIIAIVLANVITKQRYSFIGLT
- a CDS encoding ABC transporter substrate-binding protein, with amino-acid sequence MKKLASVGIIFLLALSIVASGCIGGGETSTGTSGEGITLVVVTRHDATIQYMVKQAFLQSDIAKEYNIEDLKFIKVPESLWPSYIQKGADVGWGGGPTLFDDLYKAGYLAPITDKKILDLLGNPIPTELAGMPMVRKDGDKVYWIAAALSSFGFTVNKKQLAKWNLQMPEKWEDVASENWALNPPQYGIADPTRSTSNTRIYQIILQAFGWDQGWRIMTLIAANSKVYMASDAVRDAVINGEIAAGNTIDFYGYTAMQQNPDCVYVVPKGESIINGDPIALLAKAQHPEAAQAFIYWVLTEGQAVWMSPDVNRLPINPQIFDMKITKTYADVIFKGQHEGQTYGEARPALKKAYEDATSAQGIPFDDKRALETISALQYYFKATLVDPNQQLHNAWVAIVQAYRDGKITKEQFEQLKDELTAPIQFKDPETGKTVTFTEEYAKSINDRIVKDRNFQDQLVQAWRQAAMDKYNKVLQDLQKLTG
- a CDS encoding CGP-CTERM sorting domain-containing protein, translated to MRKAAIIMAVFVFFGVFGFAMASATTIGVDLAHGESDKGLAVLTDKDGNVLAEGMIKTLSDFNWVYIGDPAAADTLGIQNVGDKITYDAIKDVDFLILGQPSQAFSPDEIQAIVQWWNDGNRILWIAADSDYGDGPNRIDFADTILDAIGANLRVDQASVEDATSNAGAGYRVIGLVNPDSDTPEKDMITKDLANGGKVLFHGPGVVAYYDENGDWKPLPVEGGIENIYVIVTSSQDGQIVENTDPAANAYTAGDTGQFPLMAVQLFPDLKNVLIVSGETPYGGYEPMWSPEYHGVQLDGPQFVTNFIKWAVYVQGELGKETATETGETTSETGETTETSETGGETEGTTCGPAALVGLALVPLLLRRRK
- a CDS encoding tyrosine--tRNA ligase, with the translated sequence MDIERKIELIKRKPTEELLTEENLRHLLEVGVPMQHYIGFEISGYIHLGTGLMAGAKIADLQKAGVKTRIFLADWHSWINDKLGGDLEVIQKVALTYFKEGMKQSIKVMGGDPEKVEFVLASEILEKGDYWQTVIDISKNVTLARMMRSITIMGRQMGEAIDFAKLIYPAMQVADIFYQGVTIAHAGMDQRKAHVIAIEVAQKLKYHALEWKGEKLKPVALHHHLLLGLQEPPVWPIESEEKFKELKTQMKMSKSKPYSAVFIHDTPEEIKQKLRKAFCPAREVKYNPVLDWAEYIIFREEPVEFTIHRPAKFGGDVTYTTIEELKRDFAEGKLHPLDLKNAVAEYLIDLLKPVRDYFERHPEPLELMNQVKITR
- a CDS encoding Lrp/AsnC family transcriptional regulator; translation: MPGIDEKDREILRILRGEGRVTLTELGRRVNLSPASVKNRLEKLEKIGAIRGYSTVVDPAFLEEYVSVFFELKLAIDDHTVDPILRKVAGMENVESVYRRSGEKQILIKAHFHDTDGVKAFAGRLKRIFGKNLERVEVTLIIETFKENWIISGRGGGTGSRGRH